In a single window of the Photobacterium profundum SS9 genome:
- a CDS encoding alpha/beta hydrolase, with amino-acid sequence MKNIMGLIVILFFTQGCANTAFFAPSKAQNLNPDIRWIESGSGNRIAHLWIPAEEDIQHRGFVVHFHGNSGHMEQTQEKVDWLAKHGYDVMVFDYSGFGHSTGSVGDKSAYLDAISILKHIEELQTNTQLPTFTVATSTGGNIFLRALADNPINLDGIIIDSSFTSYVDEAKFVLDKGMFGELYSWVAHFVMRDNYAAKEIVATLPEMQSLVIHCESDNIVPIASGEEIYQQLAGNKDFWRLDSCNHARAMTNAFPDNQKRIVNWLEQATPLFEAADPSTVSFQVANTNLPTLSK; translated from the coding sequence ATGAAAAATATTATGGGTTTGATAGTTATCTTATTTTTTACTCAAGGATGTGCAAACACTGCCTTTTTCGCACCTTCTAAAGCACAAAACCTTAATCCAGATATTCGCTGGATAGAGTCAGGTTCTGGTAATCGTATTGCCCATTTATGGATACCAGCAGAAGAGGATATTCAGCATCGAGGTTTTGTTGTGCACTTCCATGGCAATAGCGGACACATGGAGCAAACACAAGAAAAAGTCGATTGGCTCGCGAAACATGGATACGATGTGATGGTGTTTGACTATTCCGGCTTTGGTCATTCAACAGGCAGTGTTGGCGACAAATCTGCTTATTTAGACGCGATAAGTATCTTGAAGCACATAGAAGAATTACAAACAAACACTCAGCTACCCACCTTCACTGTTGCTACGTCTACTGGCGGAAATATATTTTTGCGGGCACTAGCCGATAATCCAATAAACCTTGATGGGATCATTATTGATTCATCGTTTACAAGTTATGTTGATGAAGCCAAATTTGTATTAGATAAAGGAATGTTTGGCGAATTGTATTCATGGGTTGCACATTTTGTAATGCGTGACAATTACGCGGCTAAAGAAATCGTAGCAACCTTACCTGAGATGCAATCATTAGTGATTCACTGTGAATCAGACAATATTGTACCCATCGCGTCAGGCGAAGAAATTTATCAACAGCTAGCTGGTAACAAAGATTTCTGGCGATTAGATTCTTGTAATCATGCCCGTGCAATGACAAACGCATTCCCTGATAATCAAAAGCGCATTGTAAATTGGTTAGAACAAGCGACGCCATTATTTGAAGCCGCTGATCCAAGCACTGTTTCATTCCAAGTTGCGAATACCAACTTGCCAACGTTGAGTAAGTAA
- a CDS encoding beta-ketoacyl synthase chain length factor has protein sequence MNSVHFNVINFISLSPSLLDHNAWQEWASNQKRWPEPLTPVPHHLIPPMMMRRRMSTLSKLAMQTALALTEGHNVDYIVFASRHGELTRTVKLMQDILVGEDASPIAFSQSVHNTAAGLYTIATKQAIPVTSVGACENTLHAALIESAAYLSDNPEQKVLVVDFDEPLPAPYQEFDSSELNAPKYHGYALGMILSSGDGYQLAWEAGLKNKDVHESKQQYPQTLNVIANLLSDKQEWTITAPRTLWHWKR, from the coding sequence ATGAACAGTGTACATTTCAATGTAATTAATTTTATCTCGCTATCGCCAAGTTTATTGGATCATAATGCGTGGCAAGAATGGGCTAGCAATCAAAAGCGGTGGCCAGAACCACTCACGCCAGTACCTCATCATTTAATACCGCCGATGATGATGCGTCGCCGAATGAGTACTTTAAGTAAACTGGCAATGCAAACAGCACTTGCACTAACGGAAGGTCATAACGTTGACTATATCGTTTTTGCCAGCCGCCACGGCGAACTCACAAGAACAGTAAAGTTGATGCAAGATATCTTAGTTGGCGAAGATGCCTCGCCGATTGCGTTCTCTCAGTCAGTACATAATACGGCTGCAGGTTTATATACGATCGCGACAAAACAGGCGATTCCGGTTACCTCAGTAGGTGCTTGCGAGAATACACTTCATGCCGCTTTAATTGAAAGTGCGGCTTACTTAAGCGATAACCCTGAACAGAAAGTGCTGGTGGTTGATTTCGATGAGCCTCTTCCTGCTCCCTATCAAGAATTTGATTCATCCGAACTGAATGCACCCAAATATCACGGTTATGCCTTGGGTATGATCCTTTCGAGTGGAGATGGCTATCAGCTAGCCTGGGAAGCTGGACTCAAGAATAAAGACGTGCACGAATCAAAACAGCAATACCCACAAACACTGAATGTAATCGCTAACTTACTTAGCGACAAACAAGAATGGACGATTACAGCGCCTCGTACGCTATGGCATTGGAAACGTTAA
- a CDS encoding NAD(P)/FAD-dependent oxidoreductase, with the protein MSSKQRTQVAIIGAGPSGSVAAALLHQKGIDVVVLEKSLFPRFSIGESLLPACMEVIEKANMLSAVERANFQFKDGAAFHRNGKYTCFNFKDKFTEGAGTTFQVQRANFDKVLADEAVEQGVEIRYQHTLVHIDIAGEHSLLTVNDERGKSYELEADFVLDASGFGRVLPRLLALEEPSCLPTRRAVFTHIVDNIDTSVPGNLDYDRNKILISVHPTNPDVWYWLIPFSNGTCSFGIVAEPAFFADYPEDNIAAIQQLAREEPGLCQLLTKAEYPNSAGEIGGYSANVKTLCSDKFALLGNAGEFLDPVFSSGVTIAMKSSEIATDLLIRQFNGESVDWQKEYADTLMKGVNTFRAYVEGWYSGELQDVIFHENPDLKIKQMICSILAGYAWDTTNPFVAQPERRLRMIAEICRDTKS; encoded by the coding sequence TTGAGTTCAAAACAGCGTACGCAAGTTGCAATTATTGGTGCAGGCCCTTCTGGCTCGGTTGCAGCTGCATTACTTCATCAAAAAGGGATTGATGTGGTGGTGCTTGAAAAAAGCCTTTTCCCACGTTTTTCAATTGGTGAAAGCCTGCTACCTGCCTGTATGGAAGTGATAGAAAAAGCGAATATGCTATCAGCGGTAGAACGTGCCAATTTTCAATTTAAAGATGGTGCGGCTTTTCACCGTAATGGCAAATATACCTGTTTTAATTTTAAGGACAAATTTACCGAAGGTGCAGGCACTACATTTCAAGTACAGCGGGCAAACTTTGATAAAGTGCTTGCCGACGAAGCGGTTGAACAAGGCGTTGAAATTCGTTACCAGCATACATTGGTGCACATTGATATTGCAGGTGAGCACTCACTATTAACCGTAAACGATGAGCGCGGTAAAAGTTATGAGTTAGAGGCTGATTTCGTGTTGGATGCGAGTGGCTTCGGGCGGGTGCTCCCACGTTTATTAGCATTGGAAGAGCCGTCATGTTTACCGACACGAAGAGCGGTATTCACGCATATAGTCGACAATATCGATACATCAGTACCAGGAAACCTCGATTACGATCGCAATAAAATTTTAATATCGGTTCATCCTACTAATCCAGATGTGTGGTATTGGCTAATCCCATTCAGTAATGGAACGTGTTCGTTTGGCATAGTTGCTGAGCCTGCATTTTTTGCTGATTACCCTGAAGATAATATCGCAGCAATTCAGCAGCTTGCGAGAGAAGAGCCAGGGTTATGTCAATTATTAACCAAGGCTGAGTACCCTAACTCTGCGGGTGAAATTGGCGGTTATTCCGCGAATGTAAAAACCTTATGCAGCGATAAATTTGCGCTGTTAGGCAATGCGGGTGAATTTTTAGATCCTGTGTTTTCTTCCGGTGTCACCATTGCGATGAAATCATCCGAAATTGCGACAGATTTATTGATTCGGCAATTTAATGGCGAATCGGTGGATTGGCAGAAAGAGTATGCCGATACATTAATGAAAGGGGTTAATACCTTTAGGGCTTATGTTGAAGGTTGGTATTCTGGTGAGCTGCAAGATGTGATTTTTCATGAAAATCCCGATCTTAAAATCAAACAGATGATTTGTTCTATTTTAGCGGGGTACGCATGGGATACGACTAATCCATTTGTTGCTCAACCTGAACGCCGGTTGCGTATGATTGCTGAAATTTGCAGAGATACGAAAAGCTAA
- the atpA gene encoding F0F1 ATP synthase subunit alpha: MQLNSNEISDLIRQRIATFNVTSQARNEGTIVSVSDGIISINGLADVMQGEMIELPGNRYALALNLERHSVGAVVMGPYSDLAEGLKVKGTGRILEVPVGRGLLGRVVNTLGQPIDGKGAIENDGYSPVEIIAPGVIERQSVDQPIQTGYKAVDAMVPIGRGQRELIIGDRQTGKTAMAIDAIINQKDSGIKCVYVAIGQKASTIANVVRKLEEHDALKNTIVVVATASDAAALQYLAPYSGCTMGEYFRDRGEDALIVYDDLSKQAVAYRQISLLLKRPPGREAFPGDVFYLHSRLLERASRVNVSYVERFTKGKVKGKTGSLTALPIIETQAGDVSAFVPTNVISITDGQIFLQTHLFNSGLRPAVDPGISVSRVGGAAQTKIVKKLSGGIRTALAQYRELAAFAQFSSDLDDATRKQLDHGEKVTELMKQKQYAPMSVAEQALAIFSAEKGYLGDVPLASIGDFESALMAYAKSEHSALLDTINKTGQYDDDIEQSLHKLLKTFTATQSW; the protein is encoded by the coding sequence ATGCAATTAAATTCAAATGAAATCAGCGATCTAATTAGACAACGCATCGCAACCTTTAATGTGACGAGCCAAGCTCGCAACGAAGGCACAATTGTCTCAGTAAGTGACGGTATTATTAGTATTAATGGTCTTGCTGATGTTATGCAGGGCGAGATGATTGAACTACCAGGTAATCGTTACGCATTGGCGCTTAACCTAGAGCGTCACTCCGTAGGTGCTGTGGTAATGGGTCCGTATTCGGATCTTGCCGAAGGTCTTAAAGTAAAAGGGACTGGACGTATTCTTGAAGTGCCTGTAGGTCGTGGCTTGCTAGGTCGTGTGGTTAATACGCTCGGTCAGCCTATTGATGGTAAAGGTGCAATTGAAAACGATGGTTATTCACCTGTCGAAATTATTGCCCCTGGTGTTATTGAACGTCAATCAGTCGATCAACCTATCCAAACGGGTTATAAAGCAGTTGATGCCATGGTGCCAATTGGTCGTGGACAACGTGAACTGATTATCGGTGACCGTCAAACGGGTAAAACGGCGATGGCGATCGACGCCATTATCAACCAGAAAGATTCTGGTATTAAATGTGTTTATGTCGCGATTGGTCAGAAAGCATCAACCATTGCTAACGTAGTACGTAAGCTGGAAGAGCATGACGCGTTAAAAAATACCATTGTTGTTGTTGCAACAGCATCTGATGCGGCAGCACTGCAATATTTAGCGCCTTATTCAGGTTGCACCATGGGTGAATATTTCCGTGACCGTGGTGAAGATGCACTGATTGTTTATGATGATCTGTCTAAACAAGCGGTTGCTTACCGTCAAATCTCACTGTTGCTTAAACGTCCACCGGGTCGTGAAGCCTTCCCTGGCGATGTGTTCTACCTCCACTCTCGTCTGTTAGAACGCGCATCTCGTGTCAACGTATCGTATGTTGAACGCTTTACTAAAGGTAAAGTAAAAGGTAAGACGGGTTCGTTAACCGCACTGCCAATTATCGAAACCCAAGCGGGTGATGTATCAGCTTTCGTACCGACGAATGTGATCTCGATTACTGACGGGCAGATCTTCTTACAAACGCATTTATTTAACTCGGGTTTACGCCCAGCGGTCGATCCCGGTATTTCGGTATCTCGTGTTGGTGGTGCAGCGCAAACGAAAATTGTGAAGAAACTGTCGGGCGGTATTCGTACTGCACTTGCACAGTATCGTGAACTTGCGGCTTTTGCTCAGTTCTCATCCGATCTTGATGATGCAACACGTAAGCAACTTGACCACGGCGAAAAAGTGACAGAGTTGATGAAGCAAAAGCAGTACGCACCAATGTCTGTTGCAGAACAAGCGTTAGCGATTTTCTCTGCTGAAAAAGGGTATTTAGGTGATGTACCACTAGCCAGCATTGGGGATTTTGAATCCGCATTAATGGCGTACGCGAAAAGCGAACACTCAGCGTTGCTAGATACCATCAATAAGACGGGTCAATACGACGACGATATTGAACAAAGCCTACACAAGTTACTGAAAACATTCACAGCGACGCAGTCGTGGTAA
- the atpE gene encoding F0F1 ATP synthase subunit C yields MDIVSAVLYVAGALLIGLGAAGAASGIGNLAGKYLEGVARQPDLTPMLRTQFFIMMGLVDAVPMIGVGIGLYIIFAVA; encoded by the coding sequence ATGGATATCGTAAGTGCAGTTCTTTACGTTGCTGGCGCACTATTAATTGGTTTAGGTGCGGCAGGTGCTGCAAGTGGTATTGGTAACTTGGCGGGTAAATACCTTGAAGGTGTAGCGCGTCAACCGGATCTTACTCCAATGCTTCGAACTCAGTTCTTCATCATGATGGGTCTTGTCGATGCGGTTCCAATGATCGGTGTTGGTATTGGTCTATATATCATTTTCGCTGTTGCTTAA
- a CDS encoding VF530 family DNA-binding protein produces MTQTNNPLHGITLEKLLTELVEHYGWEELGYRINIRCFNQDPSIKSSLKFLRKTEWARTKVEELYIRTKK; encoded by the coding sequence ATGACTCAAACAAACAACCCTCTTCACGGCATCACTCTCGAAAAGCTATTAACTGAACTTGTCGAGCATTATGGTTGGGAAGAACTAGGCTATCGCATCAATATTCGCTGCTTTAACCAAGATCCAAGTATCAAATCTAGCCTAAAGTTTTTACGTAAAACGGAATGGGCAAGAACAAAAGTTGAAGAACTATACATACGCACGAAAAAATAA
- a CDS encoding methyltransferase, with protein sequence MTLYQNDPFNALDAKTEAQKLAFAPIVFHTARTLRDLGILTALDQAGKQGLNAVDIAAKTNVSEYGVKVLLDMALSAHIVTWDKPNYVLANLGYFLANDGMTRANMDFTADVCYAAMMHLTEAIEEGTPAGLKELGDWTTIYEGLSQLPEKAKESWFNFDHFYSDRSFPVLLERVFADKPKRLFDIGGNTGKWALQCCNHNPDVEVTIIDLPQQIEMALKNADENGFAERIKGYPTNMLDASNSLPTGADVWWMSQFLDCFSPMEILSILRRVRAAMSDDATVYILELFWDSQRYDAAAYSLNATSLYFTCLANGNSRFYRSDDFLEIVKEAGFVVATRTDDIGLGHTLLELKAG encoded by the coding sequence GTGACTTTATATCAAAACGACCCTTTTAATGCACTTGATGCAAAAACAGAAGCTCAAAAGTTGGCTTTTGCTCCTATCGTTTTCCATACCGCAAGAACACTACGTGATTTAGGTATTCTTACTGCATTAGATCAAGCGGGTAAGCAAGGGCTCAATGCGGTAGATATTGCTGCAAAAACCAATGTGAGTGAATATGGTGTAAAGGTCTTACTTGATATGGCATTGAGTGCGCATATTGTTACGTGGGATAAACCTAATTATGTTTTGGCGAATCTAGGCTATTTCTTAGCGAATGATGGGATGACTCGTGCCAATATGGATTTCACTGCGGATGTTTGTTACGCCGCAATGATGCATTTGACCGAAGCGATAGAAGAGGGAACGCCTGCTGGTTTGAAAGAGCTAGGTGATTGGACAACAATCTACGAAGGTTTGTCTCAGTTGCCAGAAAAAGCGAAAGAAAGCTGGTTTAATTTCGATCACTTTTATTCTGACCGTTCTTTCCCTGTGTTACTCGAACGTGTATTTGCCGATAAACCCAAGCGATTATTTGATATTGGCGGCAATACGGGTAAGTGGGCATTGCAATGCTGTAATCATAATCCTGATGTTGAAGTGACTATTATTGATTTGCCTCAGCAGATTGAAATGGCATTAAAAAATGCGGATGAAAATGGTTTTGCTGAACGCATAAAAGGTTATCCAACTAACATGTTGGATGCTTCTAATTCACTGCCAACGGGCGCTGATGTGTGGTGGATGAGCCAGTTCTTAGACTGCTTTTCACCAATGGAAATACTCAGTATTTTACGTCGCGTACGTGCTGCAATGTCTGACGATGCGACAGTCTATATTCTTGAGTTGTTCTGGGATTCGCAACGCTATGATGCCGCTGCATACAGTTTGAATGCCACCTCGTTGTATTTTACATGCCTTGCTAATGGCAACAGCCGTTTCTATCGAAGTGATGATTTTCTAGAAATTGTCAAAGAGGCGGGCTTTGTGGTCGCGACACGTACCGACGATATTGGTCTTGGTCATACTTTATTAGAATTAAAAGCGGGCTAA
- a CDS encoding DMT family transporter, with amino-acid sequence MTQHRRADLLIVCATLLASAGWIFSKQTIQGLPPFGFIGLRFVLASLLILPFCYRLFKQVSLKDIAQSSLVGMLLGAALLTWIYAISVSDTLGEGAFIMSLSMLLVPLVAWPLFKQKPSRPFWISLPFAIVGLVLLSLSGGGWHQSVSQVWFLLAAALLALQFNFNSRYAQRIPTLLLTCVQLFVTGVVGLIASLMFEQWPQTVNIEIWGWFASSVLIATSIRYVLQTAGQKHTSVANAAIIMVLEPVWTVFLSILWYGEKMPVEKVIGCSLILFALLLYRGWYTITGKLFK; translated from the coding sequence ATGACACAACACAGACGCGCAGACTTATTGATAGTTTGTGCAACATTACTGGCTTCGGCGGGTTGGATTTTCTCTAAGCAAACCATTCAAGGGCTGCCGCCTTTTGGGTTTATTGGTTTACGGTTTGTACTGGCCTCACTGCTTATACTTCCTTTTTGTTACCGCTTATTTAAGCAAGTGAGCCTGAAAGATATCGCGCAATCATCACTTGTCGGCATGTTGTTGGGGGCGGCATTACTGACCTGGATCTATGCGATTTCAGTCAGCGATACCCTTGGTGAAGGGGCGTTTATTATGAGCCTTTCTATGCTATTGGTTCCGTTAGTGGCATGGCCGTTATTTAAACAAAAGCCAAGTCGTCCTTTTTGGATTTCGTTACCCTTTGCCATTGTTGGTCTGGTTTTATTGTCGTTATCTGGTGGTGGTTGGCATCAATCAGTAAGCCAAGTGTGGTTTTTATTGGCTGCTGCATTATTGGCATTGCAGTTTAATTTTAATAGTCGATACGCACAGCGCATTCCCACGCTATTACTGACGTGTGTTCAATTATTTGTAACCGGTGTAGTGGGGCTTATTGCTTCACTCATGTTTGAACAATGGCCACAAACGGTCAATATAGAAATTTGGGGTTGGTTTGCTTCTAGTGTCTTGATTGCAACAAGCATTCGCTATGTATTACAAACAGCAGGGCAGAAACACACGAGTGTGGCTAATGCCGCCATTATTATGGTTTTAGAGCCTGTCTGGACGGTATTTTTGAGTATTCTGTGGTATGGCGAGAAGATGCCAGTAGAAAAGGTAATAGGGTGCTCATTAATCCTTTTTGCATTACTGCTTTATCGAGGCTGGTATACCATTACAGGTAAGCTATTTAAATAA
- the atpB gene encoding F0F1 ATP synthase subunit A — protein sequence MDNVSSAHEYIEHHLTFLTLGKGFWSINIDSMIMVWMVGLLFIGVFRYVAIRGTKGVPGRLQCFIEITFDFVNNLVKEIFKTEDKLIGPLALTIFVWVFLMNSIDLLPVDFVPALTRLFGVEHFRDLPSADVNVPVSMALGVFILIIGYTLKNKGIVGFIKELTTQPFEHPLLYPVNFLLELITLISKPISLGLRLFGNMYAGEMIFILIALMPWWMQWALSVPWALFHILIVFLQAFIFMVLTIVYLAMATEEH from the coding sequence GTGGATAATGTCAGTTCCGCTCACGAATATATTGAGCATCATCTAACCTTCCTCACGTTAGGAAAAGGTTTTTGGAGTATTAACATTGACTCCATGATCATGGTTTGGATGGTAGGTTTACTTTTCATTGGTGTATTTAGATATGTTGCAATCCGAGGAACTAAAGGTGTTCCTGGTCGTCTGCAATGTTTTATTGAAATAACTTTTGATTTTGTAAATAACCTAGTTAAAGAAATATTTAAAACTGAAGATAAACTCATTGGTCCATTAGCTCTTACTATTTTTGTTTGGGTGTTTTTAATGAACAGTATCGATTTATTACCTGTCGATTTTGTTCCTGCATTAACCCGATTATTTGGTGTCGAGCATTTCAGAGATTTACCATCAGCAGATGTGAATGTTCCTGTATCAATGGCATTAGGTGTCTTTATATTGATCATTGGTTATACCTTGAAAAACAAAGGTATTGTCGGGTTTATTAAAGAACTAACGACACAGCCATTTGAACATCCATTGCTATACCCAGTGAATTTCCTTTTGGAATTAATCACATTAATTTCAAAGCCAATTTCACTTGGATTACGACTATTCGGCAACATGTATGCGGGTGAAATGATATTCATCTTGATTGCATTAATGCCTTGGTGGATGCAGTGGGCATTGAGTGTACCTTGGGCCTTGTTCCACATACTGATTGTGTTCTTACAAGCTTTCATCTTCATGGTACTAACCATTGTTTACTTAGCTATGGCAACAGAAGAGCACTAG
- a CDS encoding Qnr family pentapeptide repeat protein produces the protein MHITNKTFTEHDFSEQDLQDARFENCQFYRCNFNRANLSDASFIECQFIKRGDVDGCQFEYTKLKDASFKHCDLSMAQFRGAQCFGIELRDSQLKGADFVLASFANYITHNTFFCSAYISRCNLSYANFENQRLEKCELFENKWNGANLLGATFKGSDLSRGEFSPEAWGQFDMTECNLCHVDLTGLDIRRVSVAKVTICDWQQEQLLEPLGVVVLPG, from the coding sequence ATGCATATTACGAATAAAACATTTACTGAACACGATTTTAGTGAGCAAGATCTTCAAGATGCTCGTTTTGAAAATTGTCAGTTTTATCGTTGCAATTTTAACCGTGCAAATTTATCTGATGCATCGTTTATCGAATGCCAATTCATTAAACGCGGTGACGTGGATGGTTGTCAGTTTGAATATACAAAATTAAAAGATGCTAGCTTTAAGCATTGTGATTTGAGCATGGCGCAATTTAGAGGTGCTCAGTGCTTTGGTATTGAATTAAGAGATAGCCAGTTAAAAGGGGCTGATTTTGTGTTGGCCAGCTTTGCGAATTACATAACCCACAATACCTTCTTTTGCTCTGCTTATATTTCTCGTTGTAATTTATCGTATGCTAATTTTGAAAATCAACGTTTAGAAAAGTGTGAGTTATTCGAAAATAAATGGAATGGTGCCAACCTATTAGGTGCTACATTCAAAGGCTCTGATTTAAGCCGTGGTGAGTTTTCGCCGGAAGCATGGGGACAATTCGATATGACGGAATGTAACTTGTGTCATGTTGATCTTACCGGGCTTGATATTCGTCGAGTGAGTGTTGCAAAGGTGACTATTTGTGATTGGCAGCAAGAGCAATTACTTGAACCTTTAGGGGTTGTTGTACTGCCGGGTTGA
- a CDS encoding F0F1 ATP synthase subunit delta has protein sequence MSDLKTIAQPYAKAAFDFALANKSLDQWAYMLMTTAEVASQPVILQEIKEIDFKGAKNAEAFTQMFLDICEGLLDEHCQNFVRVMAENGRLIVLPDVLNLFMEMKADFERTIEATVLSVEPLTEEQKVNLVKALEKRLSRTVELDCQIDESLVGGMLIKAGELVIDGTLKSSINRLASSLQA, from the coding sequence ATGTCAGATCTAAAAACGATAGCTCAACCTTATGCCAAAGCCGCGTTTGATTTTGCTTTAGCCAATAAGTCGCTCGACCAGTGGGCATACATGTTAATGACCACTGCAGAAGTTGCTAGCCAACCCGTGATTCTTCAGGAAATCAAAGAGATTGATTTCAAAGGCGCGAAAAACGCCGAGGCTTTTACTCAGATGTTTTTAGACATCTGTGAAGGCTTACTTGATGAACACTGTCAGAACTTTGTTCGAGTAATGGCAGAGAATGGCCGGCTAATTGTTCTTCCTGATGTGTTAAACCTTTTCATGGAAATGAAAGCGGACTTTGAACGCACCATAGAAGCGACAGTGTTATCTGTTGAACCGCTAACGGAAGAACAAAAAGTTAATTTGGTTAAAGCATTGGAAAAGCGTCTTTCTCGCACTGTTGAGTTGGATTGTCAGATAGATGAATCGCTTGTTGGCGGCATGCTTATCAAAGCTGGAGAACTGGTTATTGATGGCACTCTCAAAAGCTCGATTAACCGACTAGCAAGTAGTCTACAAGCGTAA